The genomic region GGATAAAGGCCTCTTATTCCTAGAAAGGTTATAGCCGCCATCATTCCGCTAGCACTTGGCCCTTCAACTCTGGTATCAGTTTGAATCCTAACGTGAACCGATACCGAGCCTGGAGGTATATGGGACAAGAGAGAAGCTAGAATGTAGCCTACCTTGAACGAGTAGAAGACGCTTTCATGCACATATTGTTTAGGTTCTATAGTTAGCCCTCCCTGCCCATCGTAGCTTATCTCAACAAAGGCGGGTATGACCTCCCCCCTACTACCACTCACTGCAAGCAAGCCAAGCCTAACACTATAGGCCTGCGCTATGCTTGAAACAAGCGCCACAAATAACAGAAAGATAGCCAAAGCCGCTGCATATCGCCTATCCATTCCGGCCAGCCCTCTCGTATACCGGTGTTTAGAGAAAGTCATTATAGTATTGTTGCCCAAAATACAGCCCTGGCAGGAGAGCGCGAACACGTATTTTATCCTTTAAGGGGCGCAGAGAATGGCGGAAGAGGAAAAAATAGAACAACTCAAGGCGCTCATAGAGTCACGCATAGAGCAGCTTGAGCAAGAAATACAGCTTTACCAAAAACTACTAGAAATTATTGCTGAGTGTACGCGCAGCCCTGGGGGCCACATATCAGCATCCGCGGCCGGGAAAGAGTACCGCTCTAAGAGCGGAAAACCAGTTGCCCGTCTATCGATGACTCGTGACACTTTTCGCCTGGTCTTTCTCCAGCCCGTCCCAGCGTCCCACCCCTACATTAAATACGTTCTTACTAGTCTTGAACGACTATCGGAGAATTATGAGGGACTAGAGTACTCCTTCGAGGAAGACAATGGTAAGGTAACATCAATACTCGTAACAGGCGTTACAAAGGACAATATTGACGACGTTAAAGCAATACTCGAGTTTGCTGCAAAGAAAATAGCTTCCCTATACCATTAAACTACTAAGTAGACTCGTTTACCTTAAGGTCTACAACTACTTGGCTCTTCCTAGGGCCAACAGTCCTAACCACTCGTGCAAGAAGGAACTCGTAGTTTTTAACACCTATCTCTGCAAGTCGCTCCTCAATGAGCTGAACAGCCTTCCTTCTAGGATCAACCCCTTTCTCAGCAAAAACATGCAGATAGACATGGACTACTCCACGCCCTCCCCTTAAAGCATCTACGGCATTGGGTAGGTGCTGTAATGCGAGCTCAGGAAGAGGCATCAATACCCTGTCGGCCTCGTTCCTAATATCTTTACCAACTATTTTGCCAGCATCGCCCAGCATCGGTATTACGACTTCTTCAACCTTGTTGAGCTTCACGTTTTCAACCATAAGCTGATACGCGTATGGGTTTATGTCTATGCTGTAGACTCTTTTTGGCTTAGCGTGTCTAGCTATTATAATCGAGAATAGTCCAGCTCCTGCATACATGTTAACAACTACTTCGCCTGGCCTAACTTGTTCAGCTACACGCTTATGTTCAGTTGAGAGCCTCGGAGAAATGTAGACACGGGTTATATCTATTTTGAACACACAACCGTGCTCCTTGTACAGCGTGGTAGTTCTTCTCTCGCCAGCGAGATGGGTAAATCTCCTTATGCGATATTCGCCCTCTATAGGGCTTGATGCAGCCCAGACGCTCTTTACATAGGGTAGTCTCTGGAGGAGAGCCTCAGCTAACGGTTTCAACTCCTCGATGCTAATGTCAAATGGCTTCTTAATAACAGCTATATCGCCAATAATATCTATCCTCGACCATATCTTTCTAGCTCTTTCCTCGCCGTAGACCTCGGCCGCGATTTCTCTTAGCAGCCTCTTCTTCGTCATAGCTTATCGCCTCTGCTTGAAAGCGAAGAGGCACTTGAGCAGCGAACTATGCCTATCATAGTCTATTTTGCATCGGTCTCCGTGACTAATGCATGCGATGGATAAGGCTGCTCTCCAGAATTCTCTAAAGAGAAGCGAAATCCTTGTTAATAAGCGTTGCAAGAATAGTTCGTGCCTCAGCTTTCTCCAAGCCTCTTGTACAACGGATTCCCAGCTTGGCTCATGTATCGCCCTTGCTATTTCGGGAGCGAGGACAGCTACTGCATAGAGTCCTCCCCCAGTAAAAGGCTTCGATGCGCAGAGCACATCCCCGACCCCCCAGGCCTTGCCCGCACGAATTCTCTTGGCAGGTGGTCCTCGAACAATTGTACCACCTCGATGAGAGATTATGCTGTCTAGTTCCAAAAGGCCTCGCCGCTCAGCCACTCTTAGAAGCTCCGAGAGCCTCGGCAACGGGTCGTCGAGGGAACCGAGCCCTATGAGGGCCTCCCTGCCATAGTTAATTGGCACGATCCATGCAAAGAAGTCGGGAGCGAATCGCCTACCATGGATAGTGTAGAAGATGTTTTCGGGCAATCTCTTCAAAAGCCTGGCCCGGAGCTCGAATCCTGCAAGCTTGTCACACTTCTCCACTCCAAAGAGCTTTGAGAAAGAACCATAGCCAGTCCCAACAATAATTGCTTGCTCGGCGCACAGCCTTGCACCCCCGCTAAGATGTACGCAGCCTTTTTCGGCATCGACTCTACTAGCACGTCTACGGAACAGTATTTTGTGGCCAAGGCTTTGCACTTTTTCCGCCAATAGTTCCTCTAGCAACGGTCGTGAAATCCTTACGGCAAGCATAGTGGACTCTATTGAGCAAAAGGCTTCAAGATTATCTTTGAGGAACACGGCTGTATCGTATATCTCTCTAACAGCTTCCCAGCCAAGTCTTTTTGCAGTCCAAGGGCTAACTAGTCCAGTGCAGTGAGGCGGCCAGCCCGGCCTATGAGAAGCCGAAACAACTGCAACTGATGAATTTTTGAGCCTAGAGGCCACTGCGAGCCCGGAGACACTCGCGCCGAGAACTACAACGTTGTAGCTGTTAAGGGGGTCAGCCAAGGCTAAACTCATCCCTGCAGCGCCATCAGCTCCGCCTGAGCCAATCATCCCCGCTTATTCATCATTCTAGGCGTTGCGTTAATAAGCTGCCCATCAAAGAGGTAGTGTATACGTGGAAGGATGCCGGGGTGGCCGAGCGGTCGAAGGCGGCGGGCTGCAGTGACAGCTCTGAGGACCGCCCATCGCGGAAACCCGTTGATCCCGGGTTCAAATCCCGGCCCCGGCTCCACATTACAACACAGCTGGTGTCTCCCTATCACCCCGGTTCTTACCCCGGCTCTTTCGCCGGATAGAAGACAAGTCCTTAACTAGCACAAAGCTAGAACCATAGAGACTAGGGGAGTGTGGCTTCTCATGCAGAGCTCTATGAGCACTGTAAAAGATATCGTGAATAAGCTCGCAAAGCAGGCAGGATACCGGGTTGAGGAACGCGGAGAAAAAGTGGTAATCACACATCCTAATGCACCGATATTTATAGAGGTGTTTGAGAGCAGTCGTGGAATTATGGTTAAGATAGGTCATGAGAATCTTAAGGACTATGTGCGCGAAATAATAGATACCGAGGAGAACCCGCGAGACTACATTGAGGATGTTCTTGACGATGTTTCTTCGCTTGCCCTAAGGATTGTTGAGGCCCTGCGCCAGAGAGGGCTAAGTGTCGTAAGCGATACAAGAACCGGCGTCATGGATGTCTTGGAGGAGTTGGAAGAAGCTGAAGAGGAGTGAGAGGAGGCTCGGCACCAGAAACCGTCATCACGTTTCAGCATATCTAGCCCTCTTCACAGCCTAAAATATATGTATCTGGGTAAGCAGTAATAAGGCTCTTACTAAACACCGTTTGCAAAACAAGGTGATGAGCCTCCTCTCACCCCCATGCAGAGCCGTGATAGCTGTGAAGAACCTCACGGTAACTGATGAGAAGTGTGGTACTGCTCCCTACCCTTCACCGCTTCTTGACGTCCTCTACGGTTATGGAGTAGGGACTCTATGTTTTCGTGGCCGCCGATTTCCGCGGCTTAGCGCGTTCCGTGAGATCCTCCTCAGAGCACTTATATGGGGAGGATGCATACAGAGAACATCTTCGTCAGAAGGAAGGATAGAGGAGTGCACGGTCTATAAGGGGAGACGCTTTTGCGCAGCCCGGCTAGGCGGTCGTGCCTGCTGCGACGCGGTTTTCAGCGAGAACTCTTATTGCAGTTTACGTAAAGACTTGCTGGGCTGGATCGAAGACTATTTACCGCTCATAGTAATTGATATGAGTCTTCTTAGAGAGCATAGGGGAAGAGAAATACGAAGCCTACGAGTCCAGATAGGTGCTACTCTGGGGGTAGTGAGGCGCTTCCTATGGGATCGCCACTTACTCATAGCCGGGATAGAGCCCGGTGTCGCTGAGTGGTTGCGCGCGTTTATGGGGCGTGCCTTGGTGGACTTTAGTGTTCTCCCAGGCGATGAAGCAGCAGAGCTAAGAGGTGCCAAGAGGATTATACTCCTTGATCCAAGCGCTGATAGGGATCTAGGCGTTGATGATGTTCTGTCAGCGGATGCTTTTGTTCTCGGCGGTATTGTGGACATCTTGCCGCGGCCCGGAGCAACACGTAGGTTGAAATTGCGCGGAATAGCTATTCCGCGCAGGATTTCTCTTCGAGGCGACATACACGGAGTTCCTTCGCGGCTTAACCAGCTAGTCGAGATTATTCTAAGGGCGCGCTATGAAACGTGTGGCGACATCGAGCAAGCAATACGGAGCACTATGAGTCCAAGAGATGCTAGGCTTCGTGCATACATTGAGCTTATGAGGTGGAGCAGGGGGAGACGAAGAGAAGTGCCGGTTGAGCTCTACTATGAGCTTAAGGAGTGGCTCCCCCTAAGCCTTAGGGATTTTATTCGTGCAGCGAAAATGGCTGGGCTAGAGGTAAAGGGGGTTCAGCAAAGGCCAAAGTCGTCACGTCACGATCAGCGATAGCTGGTCACATCATTACCCTTTCCCTGTAGCAGGCTGTTTGCCGCCTTTAGTCTTTCTTAGCGAGGCAGTAGGTGTCTTCACCGCAGACACTAATAACGCCTTTCTCAATGAGCATCTCTATAGCGTCACGATAATAGAACTCTTCGACCTCAACACCATACCATTCCTTGAAGCCCTCTATGATCTCTTTGTAGGTCCACTTGTCCTTCCCGGTCTCCTTATAGGTCTCCGTAATCATTCGCTTAATGAACTGGGTAACATCCTCTAGACGTGTCCAAGGATACTGGAACCAGGTCCACTCCTTCACTTCCAGGAAGTAATAGTCCGGCTTAAACTTCGCAACAGTGCTAATCCATTGAAGCGCAGCTATCTTTAGGTCATCTGGCTTCCACTCACTCAGTACATAGTCCTTTGCTAGGAGCAGTGTCTCGCCAGTATCAACTATGTCGTCGACGAGAAGTGCTCGGTGTCCCCTTAGGTCAACCTTGTAGGGGAACTTTATCACCGCGCGTTCTGCGGCCTTCGCTGCCTCAGTCCAGTGTTGGCTTTGAATGCTTAACAGATTCTCAACGCCTAGGAAGTCGCATAGTAGTCTTGCTGGTACGTACCCGCCTCGTGCAACAGCTATTACAACGGTGGGCTTGTATCCTGATTCTTTTATCTTGCGTGCTAGCCCTCTGCTCCATTCTACAATTTCGTTCCAGCTGACTAGTTTTACAGGGACGCGGGGCATAAGGAGCCCTACACCCTAGAGGAGGCTAAAAAAGAAGGATTCAAAGACTTTTTGCCAGCCTAGTCGGTACTCTCTATTTTACAGTGCACATGATTTTAGGCTTGCTTGCAAGGATCGTAGTTCTCGTCCACGCTTGGCTTCAATGGTATCAAGCATAGGAACTCAACGCCTTGGTCTCCGACAAAGTATTCGTGATCAATGTTTGGAGGTATGTATACGAAGTTGCGCTCCTTGAGCTCGTAGGTATTCTCGCCTATGCGTACCTTCATAGAGCCACGCAGCACGAATATCTCGTGCTCCCATGGATGTTTGTGGGCAGGGATATGAGAGTTCGGCTCTGCCTGGAATACTCTCATAGCGAAGGTTAGGGCGCCATCATCCTTCGCTATGAGCCAGCGAATAGTTACTCCCTTCACCGGTGTTCCGTCTGCAAGAGTTGCTTGCTTTGCAGGAATGTCTTCAACAGAGCCTATCTTCTCGCCACAGGGACCGCGTTGAATAGTCAAACCTCTTACACCATAGTGGTATTGGTATGTGTGGAGGATTAGAGTTTGGTGCCGGGCACGGTCGCATCCGGCCCGGCACACGTCATCGGTGTAAAAGCCTCTGCGGGCAAGGGGGCGCGAGGGGGCACGCTCATCCCAATAATGATGCTCGTCGGGGTGTGCCCCGCCTGACCGACCCGCTTCATAGCCCCGTAGCCGGGTCTCAGCGGGTGTGAGACCGGCGGGGCCCGGTTAAGGGTAAGATAATAAAACGGTAGGCTATTAGGGTTCTCTAGTATCTCTCTTGCCTTGGGAGACCGGGGCTACTCTAGTATTAAATGACTATTTGTTCCACGTTATTGCGGGGTGGCTCGTGCAGCGTGCGCGTTATGGGTCTCGACATTGAGCCAGGGTGCCGCTCCAGTTCAAGGTGCTTTTCTCTAGTCCTCCTTGAAGATGATAGGCTTGTTGCAAAATACGAATCCATTCCATTGCATCGAGTGATAAGGATTGTGTGGGAACACCGTCCTAGCGTTATAGCACTTGACAATCTATATGAGCTTGCATCTGACGAGCATGAACTCATACGCGTAGTCTCCATGCTTCCGCCGAACACGGAGATAGTACAAGTTACAAGGCTTCCCACCGGCGAATACGTTGACATACGCTCATTAGCGAAGCTAGCCGGGATAGATGTTGGTAGCGGTAAGCTTTCTCCCTCAAGAACGGCATATGTTGCTGCACTTCTGGTTCTAAAGGGATATGGCTCAAAGGTCCGGTTCGTCGAAGAGAAGACTCGCATAATTGTATCAAAGTCTCGTCGATTAAAGCATGGTGGCTCGAGTAATCCAAGATTTCAGCGCAAGGTTCGCTCCGCCATACTAAGAGCGGTGAAGCTGATCAAGCACAAGCTCGATAGAAACAGGTTCGACTATGACCTAGTTTTTCGTAAGAGTAGTGGTGGTCTCGAAAGCGCTACATTCATAGTGTATGCACCTAGGGATAGACTCTATGGGATCATTAAGCCCTACGAGGACAGTGATATAAGGATTGAAATCAAGCCAGTGTATAGTAGCCAGGTAGTCTTTGAGACTAAGCAGGACGAGACACTCCAGGGCTCCTTGCCATACATAATAGTTGGCGTTGACCCCGGCATATCAACGGGTCTTGCAGCACTAGACATTAATGGTAATTTCGTAGCAGCTCTTAGCAGGAGAGGACTTGATAGAGGAGATGTTATTGCTTGGATACAGAGTCATGGAGTCCCTGTACTAGTCGCAACTGATGTGAGACCTGCACCCGACTTCGTGAAAAAACTCGCCGCCAGCCTAGGTGTACCGCTCTATGAGCCCCCTGTCTCACTGAGCGTGGAGGAAAAACGTGAAATTGTTGAAGCTTTTGCAAAGAAATACCCAGAAGTGAATACGCTTCTTGATACCCATGTCCGCGATGCATTAGCAGCAGCGCTTAGAGCATTCAACAGCTACAAGTCAAAGCTTCAGCAAGTCGAGTCCTATGTCTCGAAGATAGGTATAGAAATGGACCTTAACCATATCAAAGCCGAGGTCATAAAGGGTGTAACAATTGCTGAAGCAGTAGAAAATGCTATTAATAGGGTTTTAAAGGGTATTGAGCCCCAAGCATACCTTGTAAAAAGAGTTCGAAAGCAAAGCGAGCATTACGAGGATAAGCAAGGCACTAACATAGTTAAGCTCAAGCACGAGATTGAAATTCTCCGTGCACAGAACAAGTTGTTGGAGCAAAAAATCAAGGAGCTTAATGAACGCCTTGAATTAATAGAAAAAGACTATCGTGTTACGCTCTTAGAGTATCGTAGCGATATTGAAAAAGATCGCGAGATAGCTCGGCTGACTAACGCCCTAGCACAACTAAGAAATGAGCTCGAGAAAGTTAGAAAAGAAAAAGAAGAAATGAGAATAATGTTAGAAAAGATGAAGAACATAGTAATGGGTGTTGCTTCGGGAGCCCTTATACCAGGCCTATACCTTGGCGATATCGGCAATGATTCGATAGATGCTGTTAGAGAGATCGTGAGCAACTATGGTAAGACAATTATTATCCTAGATAGAATAAATCCAGTAAACTGGGCACATTACGGCAGCGACTTAAAGGATGCAGTTCTAGCTGTGCTAGCACCGTCTTCAGAACTTGACAAGCGAAGCGCTATCGAGCAATACGATATCCCGGTTCTCCCAATCGAACAATACAGGGTTGAAGTAATTGATAGTCTTGCATTTGTTGACGAGCTAGTTATTAGTGATGCCTATGCACGGCTACAAGAGATAATACTCGAGAAGAAAAATAGGAATAAGCGTAAGGAACTCAGCCTAGATGACTTGAAGAAGCTATTTGCAGAATATAGGGAAAGAAGGGCTAAGCTATTCTCCAAAAATAGCTAAGCAATGGTTTTGTTCAGAAAGGAGGCTACAAAGTAATCACTAGTATACTGTTATCTTGCTCTCTACAAGCTCCTTCGTTATTTTCGCGAAGCTGTCCAGCTCCTCGGCAACAATTGCTTCAATCTCGCGTATCGCGTTGCTTGGCAGCAGCTCGCCAGGCTTCTCAGTCAGTACCTTCACGTTTGCAATAAGGGGCTCGTTTAGCGGCTTACCTATCTGGCTCAAGAGTTTGACATAGACTTCTCTTATTCCTTCAACGCTCTCGTATATCTTCTTTGCCGCCCTCATTGCCATGATATTGTATATTTTGCCTACATGGTTTACCGGGTTCTTTCCAGCAGCTGCCTCAAGGCTCATAGGCCTAAGCGGCGTTATGAGCCCGTAGGCACGGTTGCCTCTACCAGTCATACCATCGTCTCCGTGCTCGGCGCTCGTCCCAGTAACGGTCAGGTAGACTATTCCCTTGTCTGGTTTGTCGGCAGTGTTTACATAGACATTGACATCATAGTCAGGTGCTATTCTTGACGCGAGATCTAGGACAGCCTCCCTTATGGAGTCCTTTACTGAAAGATAGTGATCAACGTCCTTAACAAGGCTCGAGATTATCGCGGCTGCTATTGTTAGCTCAATTTTCTTTCCGCGACGAAGACCCATGACCTTTATGTCCTCGCCTACCTCGGGCGTCTTTTCCTTGAATTCACGGCTGTTTAGCAACCTCTCTGTTTCGTAGACTAGTTTCTCAAGCGTTGTCATTGGGGCGAAGCCTACACCAACACTCGTGTCGTTTGCCAAGGGGACATGCCTCTTGCCAAGCTCGAATATTCCTACGAGGTCTGCGCTACCATGACCTATCTTGTAGTCAACTATGACGTGTTTCTCGGGGTCAAGGAACCGGAAGCTCCTCTTTATCCAATCCTTAACCGCGTGCAGAACTAGAGGCCCTATCGGTATTTTCTCTCGAGTTCCGTCCTCAAGAATTACCTCTGTAGTTGCCCGTCCAGATACTATTATATAGATTGGCTGCAGTATGTCGCCTCCTCCAAACCTTGGCGCAGCCTGGCCGCCTACGACGAGTACTTTATCGAGGTTGTGGTGGAGTATGTAGCCATACTTGTCTAGATAATACCTTGATAGGACTCTGCTCGACTCCTCTGCGGCAGCATCAGCTATGGTGTCGGGGTGGCCCAGTCCTTTTCTCTCAACAAGCTCTACTTGTTGCTCTTCAATAGGCTGCCATTTTACGCTTTCGATGACAATGTTTTTGGCCACTTTTTGTTCACCGGTCTGTAGGGGGTGCATCTCAGAGGCTTTTAAGATATTAATGAGCCGTATAGCCGTGTTATTAGCTATTTAGTTGGCTCCATGTTATTGCCTTTAGTCTAGGAAATGATTATTGATACTAACACGTCATCGCTCTTGAAAATTGATGTTTCTAGAATCCTTTTCCGTAATACGTGTCTTGTTAACAGAATTACCTAGATGACTGTTTGACCGCGCTATGCGGTCGGCAGGCTTGGTGCCACTATCTCGTAGTCAACGCTGACATAGACTACGTGGCTTCCCCGTATCAATACGCGGCCATATTTCACCTTAGGCTCATTAGTTCCCGGCTTTAGTTCAACGCACTCGTCGAGTACTAGGTTCATCGTCGAATCTGTTGCGTGCAATTTGCCTACGTATTCGCTTCCGTCCTTAAGCTTAACGAATACAACTCTACCAATAGCGTCTCGTAGCATCTTCAAAGGACTTATCGTTTTTGCGCGTTGACGTTGGGACATTTTCACGCTACCCCCAAAAACCATGTATGCATTCTATGCCATTCAACCTACGCACTCGGCTGGGCTATAAATTTGTAGCACCTCTCAGCCCTTACATAGAAATGGAGGAAAAACCTACTATGAAGGACTTTACGCTAGGCATCCTCCAGTTCAGTGCGCGGGACGACGCCGTCGCCAGCCTTGAGAGAATAAAACAAATTTTGTCACAGTATAGCGTAAATGCAGATTTGATAATTCTGCCCGAGTACTCTAACGCGGATCCGACAGGGCTCAGCCGCGATACCGTACTTGAAAGAGCCGAGAAGCATGGCGGGTACTTCACCCGTGGCCTAGAAATGCTTGCCGAAGACTACGGTGTCTATATTCTGGCTGGGCTCCTTGAACGTGAAGGCGAGTGCGCCTACAGCTCAGTGCTCTACGTGACCCCTTCCAGCGAATCGAAGATAGTGTACCGTAAGAGAATACTATTCGACGCCCTCGGCGTCCGTGAATCAGACATACTATGCCCTGGAAAAACACAGCCACCGGTGCTAAACCTGCCCTTCGCTAGGATAGGGCTCCTGGTCTGCTTTGAGCTGCGCTTCCCCGAAATAGCCCGCCAGCTAGCACTCCAAGGCGCAGAGGTTGTAGTAGCTCCTACAGCATGGTTCCAGGGCCATCTAAAAGAAGAACAGTTAGTAGCAATAGCCAAGACCAGGGCCATGGAGAATACGGTCTACTTAGCGATAGCTTCCCAGTGGAGCAACAAGTTTACCGGTAGAAGCATAGTAGTTGACCCCTATGGTGCAACACGGCTAGATCTAGGCAGCGGAGAACGCTACGGCGAAGCATTCATAGAGTCAGCATATCTCAAAGAGGTGAGGACTCAGCTACCGCTACTCAAAATACTAAGAGAAAACTTAATGAAAAATTAATTTAACTGTAAAGTTATTACTTTGTTATTACTTTTTATTGCCAGACTAAGAGGCTTGGCCAGGCCAACCATATATATGTGACGCACTATCTTCTATATTTACGTCTATATACATGGAGTCTACATAGTATGCGGTATTCTTGCTCATCAATAGAAACTTTGTATTGCCGCGATAATAGCCTCCGACCATAGCTGTTGTATCGTCGTTAAGCGATACAATGGACTCGGCCATGTAGATATTCGAATTGATTCTGTCCAATGATATGCTGGGTCCAATGCTGAGCACCAGAAGCGGTAAGGCCTCTGAGACGCTTAGCCCTGCCGATAAAGCGTATGTGAGAAGGTCTGAGACAATTAGTGAGGCGGTCAGACTACCAGGTGCTTTTATCTCAGCGTTCTTGTTCTTATATACATAATGGTCATACATATCGTATGCCACTTTGGTACCATGCAGTGTTGACACGCTCCTAATAATATTATATGCTTTTGCAGCAGTAGTTGAGCCCATTGCTGGGTTTAAGTCAATTTCTTCCCACGGAACCAATTGATTATTAGTTATGCGTGGCCTTACAAGGGCTACATAAAAGTCGCCAATATCTTTGCACTTCAGGTTCTTTAACCATAGATATGATTTACACTTCTTTATATGATATTTTGCAAGTGCTGCATCGCCCTTAATCCCGAGCGCTAGTATAGCCTCCTTGGTATTGTCTAGATTAATATATTGGCCATTCTTATACGCATGGTTCTTTAGCTCAGTCACATGGTGGAACCATAGTCTTCCGCCAGATAATTGGAAAGAAGGGCCAGGTATTGAATACGAGTAGCCCGCGTCAGCTCCCGTTTTCTCTATTAGCGCATTCATATTGAAATCAAAGTTGATGATCCATTTGCTACTATAATCTATATTAAGAACCTCAGTAATGTGATGTAAGTGATTTAGACTATTATGTGCCGATACATGTGTGAGTATTATAGGTAGGCCCTTGTCTAATAATACTGCATAGGTATTCTCCCTTTTAAGTACATAACAGATGTAAAGAGTGTCGTCAAGCGGGTCCTGATAGCAAAGTTTTACCTCATTCGGCGGGAACTCGTCGTCTGAGCTAACACTTTTCTGTGCCTTGGCCCTATTCTTTAAAATCTCTTTTGGTTCGATATACTTTCCGAGCTCTTGCGACGATGCAAATAAGAGTTTTTTATTATCCAGTGCATTTGTGCCAAGATTTATTGAAACGCTATAACCCTTAGTTACCAAGTATATATCCAGCGGGACACTTCTTAGAACTAAGTGTAGACCATTCTTATCCTCTGCAAACCCCACGAGGAGCACGCCAGGCCGCGGAGAATTCTTTGATATGCCAAGAACCTTACCCCATTTATCAATGTAGTTACGAATAGGCTTAATGCTTAGGCTAACTGTTTCTCCATGCGTACGACTTGTTGTAAGCAGCTTTAGCGAGCCATTCGGCATCCATCCGTAGACTTGTATCACTGCCCTCTTAGCTCCTGGAATTTTCACTGAAATGGTCTGCCCTCCCCCTATCCAGGGTCTAGGAGGCTCATATGTTACTGATATACCTTGTACATCAAAGCTAACCGTGCTTAGCCTAGAATAAGCGTATGCAGCAGCAACACCTATGACTAGAAAAGATAAAACAATTATTATAACTGATCGCTTCAAGAGAGAGAACCACCGTTTTTCACCGTTGCGCTCTCCGTGCTGCGTATTGATTATAAAAATATATCGAGTGTGTGCATTATGTATAAAAAGTTTTTATGGGCCGACCTTCCGATATCAAAATTATTAAAGTTTTTTCTATTGACATATTTCGCCGGATAGCTGACGCTTGAAAATATCGTAGGCTTGAAATTATGCTATGTGTTAAACTTTTCAGAATTACTTAAACTTGACTTAGTATTTAGGTAGAGCCGGGAGAGGATTATGTGGTTAGTTAGCCAGATAT from Pyrofollis japonicus harbors:
- a CDS encoding nitrilase-related carbon-nitrogen hydrolase, whose protein sequence is MKDFTLGILQFSARDDAVASLERIKQILSQYSVNADLIILPEYSNADPTGLSRDTVLERAEKHGGYFTRGLEMLAEDYGVYILAGLLEREGECAYSSVLYVTPSSESKIVYRKRILFDALGVRESDILCPGKTQPPVLNLPFARIGLLVCFELRFPEIARQLALQGAEVVVAPTAWFQGHLKEEQLVAIAKTRAMENTVYLAIASQWSNKFTGRSIVVDPYGATRLDLGSGERYGEAFIESAYLKEVRTQLPLLKILRENLMKN